DNA from Paraburkholderia sp. BL10I2N1:
GGCTTGTAGTTTTCGATCGTCCGACAGGTACTGGAACTCGACCTTATTATTCTGGAAAACCAAATAGATATGGAACACTCAGCGATCAAGGCGACGTTGTCCTTCAGTGACGAGTCGCCGAGCGTGGAATTGCCACTCTACAAGGGCACGCTTGGCCCTGACGTGATCGATATCCGCAAATTGTACGGCCAGACCGGCAAGTTCACGTACGATCCGGGCTTCATGTCGACGGCGGCTTGCAATTCGGCGATCACGTACATCGACGGCGACAAGGGCGAGCTGCTGTATCGCGGCTACGCGATCGACAACCTCGCGCAAAACGCCGACTTCCTCGAAACCTGCTACCTGCTGCTGAAGGGCGAACTGCCGAACAAGCAGCAGAACGCCGAATTCGTGAAGACGGTCACGAACCACACAATGGTGCATGAGCAAATGCACTTCTTCTTCCGTGGTTTCCGTCGCGACGCGCACCCGATGGCGATTCTGGTCGCCGCGGTCGGCGCATTGTCGGCGTTCTATCACGACTCGCTCGACATCAACAATCCGCGTCACCGTGAAGTGTCGGCCATTCGCATGATCGCGAAGCTGCCGACGCTGGTCGCCATGGCGTACAAGTACAGCATCGGCCAGCCGTTTGCGTACCCGAAGAACGACCTGTCGTACAGCGCGAACTTCATGCACATGATGTTCTCGAACCCGTGCGAAGAGTACAAAGTCAACGACGTGCTGGTGCGGGCTCTGGACCGTATCCTGATCCTGCATGCGGACCACGAGCAGAATGCATCAACCTCGACCGTGCGTCTCGCCGGTTCGTCGGGAGCGAATCCGTTCGCGTGTATCGCTGCCGGTATCGCATGTTTGTGGGGCCCGGCGCATGGCGGCGCGAATGAAGCCGCGCTGAACATGCTGGAAGAAATCGGCTCGTTCGACAACATTCCTGAGTTCATCAAGCAGGTGAAGGACAAGAACTCGGGCGTGAAGCTGATGGGCTTCGGCCACCGTGTCTACAAGAACTACGATCCGCGCGCGAAGCTGATGCGCGAGACCTGCCACGAAGTGCTGGAAGAGTTGGGTCTGCACGACGACCCGCTGTTCAAGCTGGCCATGGCACTGGAAAAGATCGCGCTGGAAGACGAATACTTCGTGTCGCGCAAGCTGTACCCGAACGTCGACTTCTATTCGGGTATCGTGCAGCGCGCGCTGGGCATTCCGACGGCCATGTTCACGTGCATCTTCGCGATGGCGCGCACGGTCGGCTGGATTGCGCAGTGGAACGAAATGATCGCCGATCCGGAACAGAAGATTGGTCGTCCACGTCAGTTGTTCGTCGGAAACGGTGCTCGCAGAGTAGCTGCTCGCTAGTTCGTATGCGGACATTGTCAACTTGTCTCTATGACGCGGATTTGCCGTCTCGCGTGACGGCAAATCTGGCTCGTTTCATTTAATAAAACGTTCCCACGACGTCGAAAGAGGGTATATGCACATCGGAGTGCCAGCCGAGACGCGCGCGCACGAAACCCGCGTCGCCGCGACGCCCGAAACGGTCAAGAAGTATGTGACCCAGGGCCACCGGGTCACGATCCAGAGCGGCGCCGGGACCGGCGCCAGCTTTCCAGACGATGCCTTTACGGCCGCCGGCGCGGAGATCGTCGACGCGGCGAGCGCATTCGGCGCCGATCTCGTCCTGAAGGTCCAGTCGCCCACCGACGCCGAATTGGCGTTGCTCAAACGCGGCGCGGTGCTGGTCGGCATGCTCGATCCGTTCAATACCGAAAAATCATCGAAGCTCGCCTCTGCGGGCGTCACCGCCTTCGCGCTCGAAGCCGCGCCGCGCACCACGCGGGCGCAAAGTCTCGACGTGCTGTCGTCGCAGGCGAACATCACGGGCTACAAGGCGGTGTTATTGGCCGCCACGCTCTATCCGCGCTTCATGCCGATGCTGATGACCGCGGCCGGCACCGTGAAAGCGGCCCGCGTGCTGATTCTCGGCGCGGGTGTGGCGGGCTTGCAGGCAATCGCGACCGCCAAGCGTCTGGGCGCGGTGATCGAAGCCTCCGACGTGCGCCCCGCCGTGAAAGAGCAGATCGAATCGCTCGGCGCGAAGTTTCTCGACGTGCCCTACGAAACCGACGAGGAGCGCGAAGCCGCGCAGGGCGTCGGCGGCTATGCGCGGCCGATGCCGCCGTCCTGGCTCACGCGCCAGTCCGCGCTGGTTCACGAACGAGCCAAACAGGCCGATGTGGTGATTTCCACCGCGCTGATTCCTGGCCGCGCCGCGCCGACGCTGATCTCGGTCGACACCGTGCAGGCGATGAAACCGGGCTCCGTGCTGATCGACCTCGCCGCCAGGCGCGGTGCCGAGTATGAAGGCCAGCGCGGCGGCAACTGTCCGCTCACCGAAGCGGACAAGGTGGTGATCAAGCACGGCGTGACGATTGTCGGCTATACGAATCTCGCCTCGATGGTGCCCGCCGACGCGTCGTCGCTCTACGCGCGCAACCTGCTCGACTTCCTCAAGCTGATCATCACGAAGGAAGGCGCCCTGATCATCGATCTCGCGGACGACATCGTCGCGGCCACGCTGCTGGCCCGTGACGGCGAAGTCACGCGCATGGCCTGAGCAACCATTAAAGGAGAACGGCGATGGAAGTCATCAACCACACCGTCATCAACCTGATTATCTTCGTGCTGGCGATTTACGTCGGCTACCACGTGGTCTGGAACGTCACGCCCGCGCTGCACACGCCGCTGATGGCCGTGACCAACGCGATTTCGGCGATCGTGATTGTCGGCGCAATGCTCGCCGCGGGCCTGACCTTGGGCACGCCCGGCAAGTTCTTCGGTACGCTCGCCGTTGCGCTGGCGGCGGTCAACGTGTTCGGCGGCTTTCTCGTCACACGACGAATGCTGGAGATGTTCCGCAAGAAAGAGCCGAAGAAGCTCCCGGCAGCCGCTAGGGAGAACGCGTAATGAGTCTGAACGTCGTCACGCTGCTTTATCTGGTCGCGTCGGTCTGCTTCATTCAGGCGCTTAAGGGGCTGTCGAATCCGAAGACCGCGCGTATCGGCAACACCTTCGGCATGGTCGGGATGGCGATTGCGATCCTCACCACCATCGCGCTGATCGTCAAACAGGCCAACGGGCTCGGCTCGAATCTCGGGCTGGGGCTCGGCCTGCTGCTG
Protein-coding regions in this window:
- the gltA gene encoding citrate synthase, with the protein product MEHSAIKATLSFSDESPSVELPLYKGTLGPDVIDIRKLYGQTGKFTYDPGFMSTAACNSAITYIDGDKGELLYRGYAIDNLAQNADFLETCYLLLKGELPNKQQNAEFVKTVTNHTMVHEQMHFFFRGFRRDAHPMAILVAAVGALSAFYHDSLDINNPRHREVSAIRMIAKLPTLVAMAYKYSIGQPFAYPKNDLSYSANFMHMMFSNPCEEYKVNDVLVRALDRILILHADHEQNASTSTVRLAGSSGANPFACIAAGIACLWGPAHGGANEAALNMLEEIGSFDNIPEFIKQVKDKNSGVKLMGFGHRVYKNYDPRAKLMRETCHEVLEELGLHDDPLFKLAMALEKIALEDEYFVSRKLYPNVDFYSGIVQRALGIPTAMFTCIFAMARTVGWIAQWNEMIADPEQKIGRPRQLFVGNGARRVAAR
- a CDS encoding NAD(P) transhydrogenase subunit alpha, which encodes MEVINHTVINLIIFVLAIYVGYHVVWNVTPALHTPLMAVTNAISAIVIVGAMLAAGLTLGTPGKFFGTLAVALAAVNVFGGFLVTRRMLEMFRKKEPKKLPAAARENA
- a CDS encoding Re/Si-specific NAD(P)(+) transhydrogenase subunit alpha — encoded protein: MHIGVPAETRAHETRVAATPETVKKYVTQGHRVTIQSGAGTGASFPDDAFTAAGAEIVDAASAFGADLVLKVQSPTDAELALLKRGAVLVGMLDPFNTEKSSKLASAGVTAFALEAAPRTTRAQSLDVLSSQANITGYKAVLLAATLYPRFMPMLMTAAGTVKAARVLILGAGVAGLQAIATAKRLGAVIEASDVRPAVKEQIESLGAKFLDVPYETDEEREAAQGVGGYARPMPPSWLTRQSALVHERAKQADVVISTALIPGRAAPTLISVDTVQAMKPGSVLIDLAARRGAEYEGQRGGNCPLTEADKVVIKHGVTIVGYTNLASMVPADASSLYARNLLDFLKLIITKEGALIIDLADDIVAATLLARDGEVTRMA